A part of Ascochyta rabiei chromosome 3, complete sequence genomic DNA contains:
- a CDS encoding Non-specific serine/threonine protein kinase produces the protein MSQTQPSTQQVLDPRRVGRNNSGLNDCDIADVLVILHPATPTAIKIVENTAESRPQHVLFRNSLDPDSMNASLADIEEQETIIINGAGDRVGQSSRAGADLALRMSSARTLRFKDLGFIFGRNPNSADIVFGQDSGKRISNQHFRIYLNLDGVLMIEDLSTNGTIVDDQLLKNKDKRFSRIRMVGSGAIICIQSSNDAEMIKFVVRVPSRVSHIDRFRDNLRNFIADCAKGDDKTKAVQRIGKHYGGPAMKWDGGTNYNIVGLLGKGAFATVHQLATKMEGKLLAAKELEKRRFMKNGQLDKKIDNEMRIMQGLRHPNIVEFVEYHDQGDYLYIIMEYVRHGDLQAYLNQNGPMSESLTRVIGQQILSALAYLHRSQITHRDIKPDNILIADVDPLKVKLSDFGLSKVVKHEETFLKTFCGTLLYCAPEVFPDYGESKGTKRRRGAKQYHSYSSSVDIWSFGGVLWYALCGEPPFKGIADATGQAMYNNITTTPLKSTPLERVGVSPQCIDILMNMLQTDPSLRPDARACLNHPWLKEGIAIPPDPVLQSIVEEEEEEEEEEAEQQLSQLSIGGDLEEEEIPESDNEADIDDDLIELVGESRQTKRIRADPLYPRNQVRDHDEDSSVDASFQSEHVIDEGESFKVMPTPRRPRLFGEIGHYALQSSGILHNHAQEALSQPDNIESDYRDSMPIFSHTVGGAEREVPFSAPPHLDGGFSSPSLLGTESLVRELNMTSPVSPGSGVYSPNEPATPRTPDVPQRNSLEQSSKFASQISEPTPKARPSTSNRQISLPVTASYYYDPLDPNTHNLEYASRVSGFDFVGAQKEATAGASAYEDTTRGSDVSSSVASTSQTGEALSPSAEVPSVPAELDIRPPPRRLGKLVATADSFAPNLILNIDKSKTSWGRLANNTIVYDQSRDTRIPKTAFIIFWYSSGGDSAETVQELSQKNKDWTSLEKLNVGIWTCATHGISVNGKHLRQKDEKGRALFGHLHTGDIVQVYQDARGTECLKFRCEFHLGSGKDPRPTNNSFQVLKQ, from the exons ATGTCGCAGACACAGCCGTCCACACAGCAGGTGCTTGACCCACGCCGAGTGGGAAGGAATAATTCAGGGCTCAACGATTGCGACATCGCTGATGTGCTTGTGATACTCCACCCTGCTACACCTACTGCGATCAAGATTGTCGAAAACACAGCCGAGTCTCGTCCACAGCATGTGCTCTTCCGCAACTCTCTCGATCCCGACTCGATGAACGCGTCTCTTGCCGACATCGAGGAGCAGGAGACAATCATCATAAACGGTGCTGGAGACAGGGTAGGCCAGAGCTCAAGGGCGGGTGCTGATCTGGCCCTGCGTATGTCTTCGGCGCGAACTCTACGTTTTAAGGATCTAGGCTTCATTTTTGGGCGGAATCCAAACAGCGCTGATATCGTCTTTGGTCAAGATTCCGGCAAGCGCATCAGCAACCAACACTTTCGCATCTACCTCAACCTAGACGGCGTGTTAATGATAGAAGACTTGTCGACCAACGGCACTATAGTCGATGATCAGCTGCTAAAGAACAAGGACAAGCGTTTCAGCAGGATCCGCATGGTAGGCTCAGGAGCCATCATCTGCATTCAGAGTTCCAACGATGCCGAAATGATCAAGTTCGTCGTTCGCGTGCCATCTCGCGTGTCGCATATCGATCGCTTCCGGGACAATCTACGAAATTTCATAGCCGATTGTGCTAAAGGCGACGACAAGACCAAAG CTGTGCAGCGCATTGGAAAGCACTATGGCGGCCCTGCAATGAAATGGGACGGTGGAACGAATTACAACATTGTTG GTTTACTTGGCAAAGGAGCCTTTGCAACCGTCCACCAGCTAGCTACGAAGATGGAAGGTAAGCTTCTTGCAGCGAAAGAGCTCGAGAAGCGCCGCTTCATGAAGAATGGCCAACTCGATAAAAAGATCGACAACGAGATGAGAATCATGCAAGGCCTGCGGCATCCGAACATCGTCGAGTTTGTGGAATATCACGATCAGGGCGACTACCTATACATCATCATGGAATACGTGCGGCATGGCGATCTTCAGGCCTATCTCAACCAAAATGGCCCAATGAGCGAGTCATTGACAAGAGTCATTGGCCAACAGATCTTGAGCGCCCTTGCCTACCTGCACCGCTCTCAGATCACACATCGCGATATTAAGCCTGACAATATCCTCATCGCCGACGTCGATCCGTTGAAAGTCAAGCTGTCCGATTTTGGTCTGTCTAAGGTTGTCAAGCACGAAGAGACCTTCCTCAAAACATTTTGTGGTACCTTGTTGTACTGCGCTCCTGAGGTGTTTCCCGACTATGGGGAATCCAAGGGTACCAAGCGTCGACGAGGGGCAAAGCAGTATCACTCATACAGCTCATCTGTAGACATCTGGTCTTTTGGCGGCGTTCTATGGTACGCACTCTGCGGCGAGCCGCCTTTCAAGGGTATTGCCGATGCTACAGGTCAGGCAATGTACAACAACATCACAACCACTCCCCTCAAGTCTACGCCGCTTGAGCGAGTTGGAGTATCCCCTCAGTGCATTGATATCCTCATGAACATGCTTCAGACGGACCCTTCGCTAAGACCCGACGCTCGCGCTTGTCTTAACCACCCCTGGCTAAAGGAAGGCATCGCAATACCACCAGATCCAGTACTCCAGTCTATtgtcgaagaagaagaagaggaggaggaggaggaggctGAACAGCAACTGTCACAACTAAGCATTGGAGGCGATctcgaagaagaagaaataCCTGAGTCTGACAACGAAGCCGACATAGACGACGATTTGATCGAGCTTGTTGGTGAAAGCAGGCAAACGAAGCGTATACGTGCTGACCCTCTATACCCACGGAACCAGGTGCGCGACCACGACGAGGACTCCAGTGTCGATGCCTCTTTCCAATCTGAACACGTCATCGACGAGGGAGAAAGTTTTAAGGTCATGCCTACGCCACGACGACCGCGTCTTTTCGGTGAGATCGGGCACTATGCCTTGCAAAGTTCGGGCATTCTCCACAACCACGCACAAGAAGCATTGTCCCAGCCCGATAACATCGAATCGGATTATCGTGACAGCATGCCTATCTTCAGTCATACTGTAGGTGGAGCAGAGCGTGAGGTTCCGTTCAGTGCCCCTCCCCATCTTGATGGAGGCTTCTCTTCGCCTAGCCTTCTAGGCACCGAGTCTTTGGTGCGAGAGCTGAACATGACTTCTCCAGTATCGCCTGGATCTGGGGTCTACAGTCCGAACGAGCCAGCCACACCTCGAACGCCAGATGTGCCCCAACGTAACTCGCTTGAGCAGTCCTCGAAGTTTGCTAGCCAAATCAGTGAGCCGACACCGAAAGCACGGCCGTCTACATCAAACCGTCAGATTAGTCTTCCTGTGACAGCGTCTTATTACTACGACCCTCTCGACCCCAACACGCACAATCTGGAGTACGCTTCACGAGTGAGCGGTTTCGACTTTGTTGGGGCTCAAAAAGAAGCAACAGCTGGCGCTTCTGCCTACGAAGATACAACAAGGGGCTCCGACGTAAGCAGCAGTGTTGCAAGTACATCGCAAACAGGTGAGGCACTATCGCCCTCGGCAGAGGTGCCTTCTGTACCAGCCGAACTCGATATCAGACCACCACCCAGGCGGTTAGGCAAACTGGTGGCCACTGCAGATTCGTTTGCACCGAACCTTATACTCAACATCGACAAAAGCAAGACGTCTTGGGGCCGACTCGCAAACAACACGATTGTGTACGATCAAAGTCGCGATACACGCATACCAAAAACAGCATTCATCATCTTCTGGTATTCTTCTGGTGGAGACAGTGCTGAAACAGTTCAGGAGCTGTCTCAGAAAAACAAAGACTGGACCAGTCTAGAGAAGCTGAACGTGGGCATCTGGACCTGTGCAACTCATGGCATCTCTGTCAATGGCAAGCACCTTCGGCAGAAAGACGAAAAAGGCCGAGCACTTTTTGGACACCTACATACTGGAGACATTGTTCAAGTGTACCAGGATGCACGTGGGACAGAATGTCTTAAGTTCCGTTGCGAGTTCCATTTGGGGTCCGGCAAAGACCCACGGCCAACCAACAACAGCTTCCAGGTTCTCAAGCAGTAG
- a CDS encoding molecular chaperone encodes MHSIRPATTRGLRAALTSNARARTQPSATPCLFCAHRATPQETSRRHQSTANAREEPFKASVSAQQSQTHYSFFPKSLSTGPPPEGPFSIDLNALKREFLQLQAKAHPDLHPQEDKKRAEATSARINEAYKTLQSPLHRAQYLLSQRGIETAEDETAKVDDPELLMEVLEARERIEEAEQEEDLVEMKDENEIRIQASIKALERAFAEDDMELAKDETVKLRYWMNISESIANWEKGKPVVLEH; translated from the coding sequence ATGCACTCAATACGTCCAGCAACCACTCGAGGGCTTCGAGCAGCTTTGACTTCCAATGCTCGTGCTCGTACACAACCAAGTGCAACACCATGCCTCTTCTGCGCGCATCGCGCAACGCCGCAGGAAACATCACGCCGCCACCAGTCGACAGCAAACGCTCGCGAGGAGCCTTTCAAGGCTTCTGTATCCGCGCAACAATCACAAACACATTACTCGTTCTTCCCTAAGTCTTTGTCGACCGGCCCACCACCCGAGGGACCGTTCAGCATCGACCTGAATGCCCTGAAACGCGAGTTTCTGCAACTTCAGGCGAAGGCACATCCTGATCTACACCCCCAAGAAGACAAGAAGAGAGCTGAGGCAACTTCTGCACGGATCAACGAAGCGTACAAGACCCTCCAATCCCCGTTACACCGCGCGCAATACCTTCTTTCACAGCGCGGCATCGAAACCGCCGAAGACGAGACAGCGAAGGTGGATGACCCGGAGTTGCTCATGGAAGTTCTGGAAGCCAGAGAGAGGATAGAAGAGGCAGAGCAAGAGGAAGACCTTGTGGAGATGAAGGATGAAAATGAGATCAGGATACAGGCCAGCATCAAAGCGCTCGAGCGAGCATTCGCTGAAGACGACATGGAGTTGGCAAAGGACGAAACTGTCAAGTTACGGTACTGGATGAACATCAGCGAGAGTATTGCGAACTGGGAGAAGGGCAAGCCGGTTGTGCTCGAGCACTAA
- a CDS encoding Cytidine deaminase, translating into MSTTSFKPVAAEPVNEENGLIHGVSAQELQVIGEQCIDAKSKAYCPYSLFRVGASLLLNQSTTSEPSIIVGANVENAAYPVGTCAERVAFGTAVVEGHKLGSFKAIGVATDIDDFCSPCGMCRQFLREFLSLETPIFMFNKEGKYIVRTMGELLPLSFGPDVLPPREQLKKERDGDKAKAA; encoded by the exons ATGTCCACGACCTCCTTCAAGCCCGTCGCTGCGGAGCCTGTCAACGAAGAAAATGGTTTGATTCATGGTGTATCCGCGCAAGAACTGCAAGTTATAGGCGAGCAATGTATTGACGCAAAGTCTAAGGCATACT GCCCATACTCCCTCTTTCGCGTTGGCGCATCTCTCCTCCTGAACCAATCCACTACATCGGAGCCGTCCATCATCGTCGGCGCAAACGTCGAGAACGCCGCCTACCCTGTTGGCACTTGCGCCGAGCGCGTCGCCTTCGGAACCGCCGTGGTTGAGGGCCACAAGCTGGGCTCGTTCAAAGCCATCGGTGTTGCTACAGACATTGACGACTTTTGCTCGCCCTGTGGAATGTGCAGACAGTTCCTGAGGGAGTTCCTTAGCTTGGAGACGCCAATCTTCATGTTCAACAAGGAGGGCAAGTATATTGTAAGGACAATGGGTGAGCTCTTGCCTTTGAGCTTCGGGCCAGACGTGCTGCCACCGAGGGAGCAGTTGAAGAAGGAGAGGGATGGCGACAAGGCGAAGGCTGCGTAA
- a CDS encoding Cytidine deaminase, giving the protein MAANNETNDSEHFSPYRADGKLYGFVCVVTGATQPVGKAIVAELAAHGAACIYACSSPPNESYGELASSINSQYPNTKVIGYPYKITSEEDTLALIDDVLNSWGRLDIWTSSTGLLGPPSITTTGPKDLYSAFETNAMPAFFALKYAPAAMQKTTPKGSYPNAAPKDAPYGSIIVVTSVAGTYGGCWAPAFTMASHAALGVVKSGVAVLKGTGVRINAITAGQIDVGVDLKGSGLKEMEGGQFPPAALQDKEVQKRTIGLERAGRPEEVARVAGFLASGFSSYITGAEMRVDGGAGVMNPLTVPV; this is encoded by the exons ATGGCAGCAAACAACGAAACAAATGATTCGGAACACTTCTCGCCCTATAGGGCAGATGGAAAGCTT TATGGCTTCGTCTGTGTGGTGACGGGTGCAACCCAGCCCGTGGGGAAGGCTATCGTCGCTGAACTCGCTG CCCACGGCGCAGCATGCATATACGCATGCTCCTCTCCCCCCAATGAATCTTACGGCGAACTCGCCTCATCCATTAATTCGCAGTATCCGAATACCAAAGTGATCGGCTACCCCTACAAGATCACTTCGGAAGAAGACACGCTGGCGCTCATCGACGACGTGCTCAACTCCTGGGGCCGACTGGACATCTGGACATCTTCGACCGGTCTCCTCGGACCCCCATCCATCACAACCACCGGCCCGAAAGACCTTTATTCCGCGTTCGAGACAAACGCCATGCCCGCATTCTTCGCACTCAAATATGCACCAGCTGCTATGCAGAAGACCACGCCGAAGGGCAGCTACCCCAACGCCGCGCCAAAGGATGCTCCGTACGGATCGATCATCGTAGTCACCTCAGTAGCCGGCACGTACGGCGGGTGCTGGGCCCCTGCGTTCACCATGGCATCTCATGCCGCCCTGGGCGTAGTCAAGTCTGGCGTAGCGGTCCTCAAAGGCACGGGTGTGCGTATCAATGCCATCACGGCAGGGCAGATCGATGTCGGTGTTGATCTGAAGGGGAGCGGGTTGAAGGAGATGGAGGGAGGGCAATTTCCACCTGCTGCGTTGCAGGATAAGGAGGTCCAAAAGAGGACTATTGGACTTGAGAGGGCTGGCAGGCCGGAAGAAGTTGCACGTGTAGCTGGCTTCTTGGCGAGTGGGTTCAGCAGTTATATCACTGGGGCGGAGATGAGAGTCGATGGAGGTGCTGGGGTAATGAATCCGTTGACAGTACCTGTGTAG
- a CDS encoding 3-oxoacid CoA-transferase has translation MQRTFHFAGRRNGKVMRFFSTTAARPAINKIFPSAQEAIKDLKSDSTLLVGGFGFSGVPNTLINELRDRSDIQNLTVVSNNAGMPGVGLGQLLETKQIGTMVASYIGDNKVFEQMYLKGQLSLELTPQGTIAEKCAAGAAGVPAFYTPAAYGTIVQTGELPVRYNTDGTIAKMAPPKETREFNGKSYVLEEAIFGDYAFVKVAKADRLGNCQFRKAQNNFNEAMGKNAKITIVEADEIVEDGQIAPEDIHLQGIYVKRVIKSTEGKQIERTVFYKSPEEQKKAISEGSSEASQKRERIIKRAAQELKDGMYVNLGIGMPLAAPAFLPEGTEIILESENGILGMGRYPKPGEEDPDLINAGKETVTLNSGASTFGSHESFGMIRSGRIDVAMLGAMQVNQYGDLANFMLPGKVKGIGGAMDLVANPTQTKVIVTMEHVDKKGNPKILNQCTFPLTGPKCVSTIITDLAVFDVDRVEGLTLREYAKGVTVDEIKAKTEAPFKVAEDIKEMNI, from the exons ATGCAACGCACATTCCACTTCGCGGGCCGCCGGAATGGCAAGGTCATGCGATTCTTCTCCACGACAGCAGCACGACCTGCCATCAACAAGATATTTCCATCTGCGCAAGAAGCCATCAAGGACCTAAAGTCTGATTCCACATTATTGGTTGGTGGCTTTGGCTTCTCCGGTGTACCGAATACATTGATCAATGAGCTACGCGATCGTTCCGACATCCAAAACCTTACAGTCGTCAGTAACAATGCAGGCATGCCGGGCGTCGGTCTTGGCCAGCTTCTGGAAACAAAACAAATTGGCACCATGGTCGCAAGTTATATCGGAGACAACAAGGTCTTCGAACAGATGTACTTGAAGGGACAGCTGAGCCTTGAGTTGACCCCCCAAGGTACCATTGCAGAGAAGTGCGCTGCTGGCGCCGCAGGTGTACCAGCTTTCTACACACCGGCAGCATACGGCACAATAG TGCAAACCGGCGAGCTCCCCGTCCGCTACAACACGGACGGTACCATTGCCAAAATGGCCCCACCCAAAGAAACTCGCGAATTCAACGGCAAATCCTACGTCCTGGAAGAAGCCATCTTTGGCGACTACGCCTTCGTCAAGGTCGCCAAAGCCGACCGCCTCGGTAACTGCCAGTTCCGCAAAGCGCAAAATAACTTCAACGAAGCCATGGGCAAAAACGCGAAGATCACCATCGTCGAAGCCGATGAGATTGTCGAGGACGGACAAATCGCGCCAGAGGATATCCACCTTCAGGGTATCTATGTTAAGAGGGTTATCAAGAGTACCGAGGGCAAGCAGATCGAGAGGACCGTGTTCTACAAAAGCCCCGAGGAGCAGAAGAAAGCTATCTCCGAGGGCAGTTCAGAGGCGAGCCAGAAGCGCGAGCGCATCATCAAGCGCGCAGCGCAGGAGCTCAAGGACGGCATGTACGTCAACCTCGGTATCGGCATGCCTCTTGCTGCGCCGGCATTCCTCCCCGAGGGCACGGAGATCATCCTCGAGTCTGAGAACGGTATCTTGGGTATGGGCCGCTACCCGAAGCCTGGTGAGGAAGACCCGGATCTCATCAACGCTGGAAAGGAGACTGTCACGCTCAACAGCGGTGCGTCCACGTTCGGCAGCCACGAGAGCTTTGGCATGATCAGGTCTGGAAGGATTGATGTTGCTATGCTGGGTGCCATGCAGGTCAACCAGTACGGAG ATCTTGCGAACTTTATGCTCCCCGGTAAGGTCAAGGGCATCGGCGGCGCCATGGACCTCGTCGCAAACCCCACCCAAACAAAGGTCATTGTCACAATGGAACACGTCGACAAGAAGGGTAACCCCAAGATCCTCAACCAGTGCACATTCCCCCTTACCGGGCCTAAGTGCGTCTCGACCATCATCACCGATCTTGCGGTGTTTGACGTTGATAGAGTGGAGGGCTTGACACTTAGGGAATATGCCAAGGGCGTCACGGTTGATGAGATCAAGGCGAAGACTGAGGCGCCGTTCAAGGTTGCCGAGGATATCAAGGAGATGAACATTTGA
- a CDS encoding Asparagine synthase (glutamine-hydrolyzing) → MCGISCIISLDRAQGHAANCLNDPKTLAKQLDNSLELIKHRGPDSRGQWISPDNKVAFGHVRLAINDLSPDGAQPFHDEDNNVHAVVNGELYDHEALRASLIEKTDYKFKSRSDCEIVIALYKYYGLSFLSKLRGEFALCVYDARTRLFIAARDRYGIKPLFYTFVDDKLLVAAEAKAFLPLGWKPEWDVASLKEAGWNHDARTIFKGVRKVRPGHYITCQSFDNLESRPYWDIEYPLKTLKEPRSDQEMIEGVREQMLEAIRVRLRADVPVGVYLSGGIDSSVIAGMVTHLVKEQGERMGNDKETERVSCFSIAFDEDSGFDESAIANRTADHLGVKYYKKHMNEAELAARFEDATWHCEHHNPDLNYVGKYALSEVPQELGFKVVLTGEGADEQFGGYPMYLPDYLREPDLAYPTNPLSEDARKILCVKTDEEASAYYESIGANGANRGPSLPRRMLNNITTVSSMAAFSADSLFADWTNCYGACDPQLTIANSVDGRVKDVIMEKWHPLHSALYVWQKGHLSNIFLSCLGDRTEMAHSIEARTPFLDHHLTEYVNGLPPSVKIRWDSKEKRFVEKWILREASKPFITDELYKRKKHPYSAPTTYPEDGPLQRLLAELLTEDRVEQLGFIAWNKVQGLVEKAFKHKDANAMRFAFTVAQWVVIGERFTVKRAGPQRAERP, encoded by the exons ATGTGTGGCATCAGCTGCATCATCAGCCTTGATCGCGCCCAAGGGCACGCAGCCAACTGTCTCAATGACCCAAAGACATTGGCGAAGCAGCTGGACAATAGCCTTGAGCTGATCAAGCATCGTGGTCCCGATTCGAGGGGCCAGTGGATCAGTCCTGACAACAAAGTTG CTTTCGGTCACGTCAGGCTAGCAATCAATGATCTGTCCCCAGATGGTGCTCAGCCATTCCACGACGAGGATAACAACGTTCATGCAGTCGTGAATGGCGAGCTCTACGACCACGAGGCTCTACGTGCATCCTTGATTGAGAAGACGGACTACAAGTTCAAAAGTCGCAGCGATTGTGAAATTGTGATCGCCCTGTACAAGTACTATGGGCTGTCTTTCCTGAGCAAGCTTCGTGGAGAGTTTGCACTATGTGTCTACGATGCACGCACCCGGCTGTTCATTGCAGCAAGAGACCGCTATGGAATCAAGCCACTGTTTTACACCTTTGTCGATGACAAGCTTTTGGTCGCTGCTGAGGCTAAGGCTTTCTTGCCGCTCGGATGGAAACCAGAATGGGACGTCGCAAGTTTGAAAGAGGCAGGATGGAACCATGATGCTCGCACTATCTTTAAGGGCGTCAGAAAA GTCCGCCCAGGCCATTACATCACCTGTCAGTCCTTTGACAACCTCGAGTCACGGCCTTATTGGGATATCGAGTACCCCTTGAAG ACTTTGAAAGAGCCACGATCGGACCAAGAGATGATCGAAGGCGTCAGAGAACAGATGCTCGAGGCAATTCGTGTGCGCCTCCGGGCCGATGTGCCAGTGGGTGTTTATCTAAGTGGTGGTATTGACTCCTCAGTCATTGCTGGCATGGTCACTCATCTGGTGAAAGAGCAGGGCGAGCGCATGGGCAACGACAAAGAAACCGAGCGCGTGAGTTGCTTCAGTATTGCCTTTGACGAAGACAGCGGCTTTGATGAATCTGCAATTGCAAACAGGACTGCCGATCACCTCGGTGTCAAATACTACAAGAAACATATGAATGAAGCGGAGCTTGCAGCCCGCTTTGAAGATGCCACCTGGCATTGCGAGCACCACAATCCTGACCTTAATTATGTTGGGAAGTATGCACTGTCCGAGGTGCCGCAAGAGCTTGGGTTCAAGGTCGTCTTGACTGGCGAAGGAGCAGATGAGCAGTTTGGTGGGTATCCGATGTACCTGCCCGACTACCTCCGTGAACCAGATCTTGCGTATCCAACAAACCCACTTTCAGAGGATGCACGGAAGATACTATGCGTTAAAACCGACGAGGAGGCCAGTGCATACTACGAGTCTATTGGTGCAAATGGTGCCAATCGCGGCCCATCGTTACCTCGGCGCATGCTTAACAACATCACTACAGTGTCTTCGATGGCAGCATTCTCGGCCGATAGCCTGTTCGCTGACTGGACCAACTGCTATGGTGCATGCGACCCACAACTCACTATTGCAAACTCGGTTGACGGCCGCGTTAAGGATGTGATAATGGAAAAGTGGCACCCGCTCCATTCAGCACTGTATGTTTGGCAGAAAGGGCATCTCTCCAACATCTTCTTGTCCTGTCTGGGTGACAGGACAGAGATGGCGCATTCTATAGAAGCCCGGACGCCATTTCTCGATCATCATCTGACTGAGTATGTCAATGGACTGCCACCGAGCGTGAAGATCAGATGGGACTCAAAAGAGAAAAGGTTTGTTGAGAAATGGATTTTGCGAGAAGCAAGTAAGCCCTTCATCACGGATGAATTGTACAAGAGAAAGAAGCAT CCGTACTCTGCGCCTACGACGTACCCAGAGGATGGTCCTCTGCAAAGGCTGCTTGCCGAATTGCTCACAGAAGACCGTGTTGAACAACTCGGCTTCATTGCATGGAACAAGGTCCAAGGCCTTGTCGAAAAGGCATTCAAGCACAAAGATGCGAACGCAATGCGCTTTGCGTTCACTGTCGCCCAGTGGGTTGTCATTGGTGAACGGTTTACAGTGAAGAGAGCTGGGCCGCAGCGGGCGGAGCGCCCTTGA
- a CDS encoding Cytochrome-b5 reductase, protein MLATPLRYVQPTTVLGGLAIGGASYAFTRTIHAESESPAAARVFSRGPAMVSLPLESSEQVNHNTKLLRFKLPNPTNVSGLPLTSAVLTASWPKGRLLPVARPYTPVSASDEPGKLELLVKQYPNGKQSTHLHSLQPGDTLLFAAALPGRFGHHPGLPACERDFEEPQDETIIALVYAANTDEDVLLRKEFDELQRDFPVRFRVVYAVSQPAAGSSSRKGRVTKQLLEEVAQPASGRDGKVFVCGPPAMEKALVGDRKAGGILGGLGYKKDQFYVF, encoded by the exons ATGCTGGCCACACCTCTGCGTTATGTCCAACCTACCACAGTCTTAGGTGGTCTTGCAATCGGCGGCGCAAGCTATGCTTTCACACGAACCATCCACGCCGAGTCCGAATCACCAGCTGCAGCAAGAGTATTTAGCCGTGGACCGGCGATGGTATCGCTACCACTTGAGAGCAGCGAGCAAGTGAACCACAACACCAAACTCCTACGATTCAAACTCCCAAACCCCACAAACGTCAGCGGACTACCATTGACAT CAGCCGTACTCACCGCATCATGGCCAAAAGGCCGCTTGCTCCCCGTCGCGCGCCCCTACACACCCGTCTCGGCAAGCGACGAGCCAGGCAAACTCGAGCTCCTCGTCAAACAGTACCCCAACGGCAAGCAAAGCACACACCTACACTCCCTACAGCCGGGCGACACGCTGCTCTTCGCCGCCGCACTGCCAGG GCGGTTCGGGCATCACCCCGGGTTACCAGCTTGCGAGAGGGATTTCGAAGAACCCCAGGATGAGACGATCATCGCGCTTGTTTACGCCGCCAACACCGACGAAGATGTTCTGCTGAGGAAAGAGTTTGATGAGCTTCAGCGAGACTTCCCGGTGAGGTTCAGGGTGGTTTACGCTGTGAGTCAACCTGCTGCTGGATCGTCGTCGCGCAAGGGCCGCGTGACGAagcaactactagaagaGGTTGCGCAGCCGGCGTCGGGGAGAGATGGAAAGGTGTTTGTGTGTGGGCCGCCGGCTATGGAGAAGGCGCTTGTTGGGGATCGGAAGGCAGGGGGTATCTTGGGGGGGCTTGGATATAAAAAGGATCAGTTTTATGTGTTTTAG